ACACCTATGAATAATAAATCAATTCAGATTAGGGtataaacaaaaaaataataataaagtacaATGATTATTAAAGGTGATATAATTGAAAAACGTACCTAGCGTGAATGAGCCTAACGCTGGTTTTCATACCGGGTTGAGACCAATTGTAAGCAATAGATCCAGCAATTCCACTCAGCCATAAACAtccttaattaattaattaatttcacCGTCACAAAATTAAACAAAAAACATAAATCTTATCGATAATACAACAATACTTCGAAATATAAAAAAGGGAAAACGAAAAATTACCAACGGAACGAAGCTTATGTTCAACAATCCATTCCCTGGCGCTATCAATTTTGGATTTATTGTTGGAATCAGCCATTTTTTTGTCGGTACGTTTCAGAGAGATGGAGGCGATGAATAAAAGAGGGCGGTGGGTGGGTGGGTCGAGTATGCAAAACTAGTTTTGAATTTTGCTAACCAATGGGCGTATAATAATGTATTTAAGGTGATGGCTAAGCTTAAACCACTTTTTGTTAATACTACGTACTAAATAACTAAATACTTGCTTGATTAGTTACTCCATTAAAATAATGCTCGTTGTTTTGTTGTAATTTTTCCTTGCTCCGTTTATTAAGTgctagggtgcgtttgataaaactgaatgatttagtgctgaatgaTTCAGAATTTGAATGGTTCAAAGCCTCTGAATAAGGTTTGCTCtaaatgaaaataagctgtttgataatcatttagaatgaacgatatgaactgactaaaactaccttattaacgtgtgacattaataaaatattcaatatacttgttagttaggtTATCAGGATATGATTTGAGAAGAATATTATAGATAATTTAGGcttttaatggttaagagagtgtttcatctctgaatggttcagagctgaattctgaactattcagcaccatatgtcattcaaagGTCAGAAACAAACGACTGAATGGTTCAGCCAGTGtcgaaccattccattaagaggtaaacaaatgcACCCTTAGTTTATAGTTGCTTGATTGTTTATTCGCGATATCATTCGTTTAGTTTATAGTTAGAGGTTTCGGTGATTGAAAATTTTATATTTGTTGTGTATTCATTTTAGTTCGAGCTTCTAAACTTTCATTTTGTATCTTTCATTCTTTTGATTGAGAACATTTTCTATTGAAAAACGTTTTTGTTTATATACAAATTAGCGTTATTTTTgctaaaaaaagaagaagaaaaaaattgcTACGGAGCATTATTTTAATGGAGTAACATTTATAAATATTTCTTACGTCCCGGATTAAATGTCCATCAATAAAAATTCTCCAAAAATTCTCGAAGTATAATAATTTAGTAACATGTTCACTCTACCCTTTTTTTTAAATAAGTCATTGCATTTAAATGACTTCCGAACCAAAAGTAGGAAAGAAATGAAATAATTATTGAAAATTTTATTGACTTACGTATATTAAAAGAGTAAAATTGGAATTTTAGTAGTAACTTTTTAGTATTAGTAAGTAATGGACATTTATTGTGGGACATATACCTAATAAACAGTAATGTGGACTCTTTTTGTGAGACAGATGAGATAGGATTTTCCTAACACTCCTAATGCATTTTAAGCAATTGTACATAAAAGTTATTTATTAATTTGATGGTGACGTTTACATTTTCTATAAAGCGCATTTACAATAGTTCAAAAAATTGTCTTTAACAAAATCTTTATAcatctaaatataaatatatactcactCGGTTCTAAAATAACTGAACCAGTTTGATTTTTGAAGTCTATTAATTTTATCTCtgaatttatatctttttattcgatttatataatatttgataaaaaaaaCTATAGTATAAAACTAATTCATTCATATAaaatttatcaaatattatataaatcAAACACAAATATTTATTAACAAATTTATGAAAAATACTTATTATACAATATACTAATTGTGATAAATGGTTGTCACAATCCTATTGGCCCAACACCTCAAATTTCACTCTAGAAACCGAATTACATTCGGGTTGACCCGACCGGGTTGATTCGACCCGACATTGTAGCAAGTTTTTTTTTCCTCTTTTTTTTATGTTTAGCCAAAAAGGCTCCCTTcccaccttaataataataataataataataataataataataatagaaataataat
The window above is part of the Rutidosis leptorrhynchoides isolate AG116_Rl617_1_P2 chromosome 1, CSIRO_AGI_Rlap_v1, whole genome shotgun sequence genome. Proteins encoded here:
- the LOC139885680 gene encoding uncharacterized protein; the encoded protein is MADSNNKSKIDSAREWIVEHKLRSVGCLWLSGIAGSIAYNWSQPGMKTSVRLIHARLHAQALTLAAIAGAGLVEYYDHKTGAKSERYAKFLDPNPHKD